In the genome of Thunnus thynnus chromosome 6, fThuThy2.1, whole genome shotgun sequence, the window ATGTGGTGTTCAGGCTTCCAATACTGgagaaaaataatgacaaatggaggaggggggagaaTAAGGGAGctgtaacaaataaaaaaagaagaggaggacagaggatgAAAGGATGAAGTGATgaggaaaggaagaggagaaagtgatGAAGGAAAGGCAAGGAGGAAACAAGACACAAGAAGAGTtttaagagaagaagaagggagagagggCAGAATGCAAGAGGTTGAAAAGGAAGGAGAGATTAAAAAGAGGATAATCAGGGGAGGAAAAAGTGATCAAGATTAAGGAGGAAAGAGGTAATGAAGAACAGATGGATGGGAGGGATGAAAATCAGTGAAGTCAAAAAGGAGGCAAGGAGGCGGGGATgaacagagggagggaagacAGATATGGACTAAAGacaaaggagggagggagggagggaggagggatgagaagaggaggtgatcggaaacagaagaggaaggaaggagcaagattttaaaaaagagagaaaggcctGAGGAAGagtcagaggaagaagaaggaaggaaggaaggaaggaaggaaggaaagaaggaaggaaggaaggaaggaaggagtgTGAAGTGTGATCAACattgaggagagagagagatggataaaGAAAGGGATGGTTGAAAAGAGCGAGGGATGAAGAGAGGGGGGCCGTGATGGGGAGCCATTAATAATTTATGATAGCCTCAGCTTTTCAAAGCAGCCCAGCGGTCCCGCTCCCTGCTTTCCCCTGACGTTTAATTTGTCTGAAAATCAGCGAGCGTGGAGTCTGATTATCGTCTCCGTCTGCCAACGCCTCTGCCTCAATCTCCCTGACACCGAGGTGAGATCACAAGCTGTTCGGTACACACATGTCAGCCTGAAATCCTTTAGGTTAAAACAATCCTCGTCATTGAGCTGCATTTGTATAGGAACTAAGTATCTCTGTGTAAAACACCTCAAAACCTCTCAGAGCTGCCTGAAATTAAATGCCCAGATACAGACTTTAGATCTTCTATATTACTCCATTTACAAGCCCATTATATTGAAAGAGAAAAGTGCAAGTTGTGCAGTAAAGTGTCCGGGCCTTGTCCGGACTCACTCAGTATACTTTTACTGGCTGCCTGATGGGCCTATTTCTCAACAGGGGGGGAATGATTTGCTCGCTACAGTAAACCTCTTCTCGCAGGAGGATCAGGATTAGAGTTTGAAAAAACATGCAGTAAATTTAGGCCTCACTCACAATAGAAAAGTGTGATTGTAAATGTCTCTGTCCTACTCTTCATCTCTAACCTTCACAGCCTTACTCtatttattttcagtgaatTATTGCACTGTAATCAGGATCAGTCTCttaacattattattccaaTACATGTGTAAAGTTgctgatttacagtatattataatgTAGAGAGGCTGGCAGTGTGCAGAGAAAAAATAttgcatacatacatttaagAAAATTGGGGCCTAAATTCTGTCCCTTCAGTAGTCTAGTTTCTCTGACTGCAGATAAGGAGTAAAAGATTGGCCATAAATGAATACATGCACACTTAGTTCGACCTTGCATGAGAGGAAAAGCtatacctttttttaaattgagtttGAGACTAAACCTTTAATTTCCAGATTAAGATCACAGGACCCAGGCGAGGCCAAATAAAACCTGATGAAAACCACCGTAGAGGACAAATTAAgtataaaaacaggatttatttTCTTGGTACTAAATAAACAGTTGCACAGTGAGTTGTAAAGAGAAAACATCACCTCACACAGATTTTCAGGTGAATGTTCCcatgctgccatctagtggtgttACTGAGTTACAGCAATGCAGCACAGTCCATGCTAAGATGTAAAGGTCCACTCTTCCAATTTACATGATTGTCAAATCATGTAGAGTACCACTCAGCCGGTGTGTGttacagttgtataatgtcttctgtggttcTGGAGAGGGTTTataaagtctgagaaaatgaatcaaatgacatTACTTTAATCTCATTTTCAGCTTAAGGACTGCAAATCTTGATCAGAAAGTCTATGATAATAACTGGGGGTCATTTATcaggcagggagggtctaatgaaaaATCTTATCActgtgcattatgggaaatgtaggctTTTTTTGGAAGATTTTGATCATAGGTCACATGTGGCCacttaaaaaaattaattaccTAAATGTTTATATTATCTTTGGGTTTCTGGCAGGTTTCATTCTCAATTTTTAGAATCCTATCAGTAGTAAAATAAACAgtgtttattctttattatttattttatgaacaATCAGTGTGAAAACATCTATCTTGTCCATGTGTGAGACAGGTGCATTCTTCCTTTTATCTCCCAATGGACTCACTGTCATCTGCTCCCTTTAAGAAGTCTATTTACAGGTCATATAACACcactttttgaaaaatatattaatatttacattatattttggTTCCTGACAGATTTCTTTCTCAATTTTTAGAATCATATCGATGgcaaaatatacattttgtaatttttatatatGAACAAGCAGTGTGAAGACATACACAAGTGAGTTTAGTACATGAATGCAAAACCATATAACCCTAACTGTATAAAAAGGGATATAACCATGAAtgtcaaaatacacaaatattctgtttcatatatacaaaatatacagtatcaaTTATTTAGTGTGGATCAGTGAATATAGACTGCATCTGTTCTGCATCTTTGcttgaaatgaaaagaataaaaactgtactttttgcatgtttcaatgcaaaaagaaaaaaaaagaattttacaTTAGGTGCATGCTTTTGATCTAACCTTACTCAAACAGTTAAATATGTTGTTGAAGCTTGTCATGCAGTCATGACAGAGACTTTCTGGAAACTCCTAGAGACGATGCgagtgttgctgctgtgtgaGAAAGTGGCCATCAGCAGTTTAGTGCCAGGTGAAGTGGCCATGATGGAAACCTTCTTCTCTATCTTCCTACCCGGCTGCAGGAGCACCAGTCTGGGAAAGGGGAGAAGAAGAATCTTCATCTTTCCAAATTTTagctctcacagacacacacaagatgTCTTCAGAACAGCCCCGAAACAGTCTGGAAAATCACTGCTTTGCACAAGAGCAGGTAATAATAGTGGAAAATGAATAAAGGGGGAAATTGGTAGGAGATTTTCTGTCCCACAGCAAAAATTATCAtaaaatatctgtgtgtgtgggtgatgAGTGATGATTAATACCACCAATTATTCAACAAATACTTTGCCAGGTACAGAGATTTTTCTGGCTCCCAGAGCTCAGTTTCTGCCCTTTCTAAGGCCAAAAAAAGCAAATGCCAAATCAGTTTTGTTGTTCCAGTATTCAACATGGTGATGTATTACCTCTTCACCAGATATTTCTGTAGAATATTTTATCTAATTAGCAAGCTTATTCCTATCCAGGGTGAAAATTTTGCTTCATTGTCTGTGCCAATAAAAAGCCACCATTGCTCCAGCCGAAGAGGGAAATAGAACCAAACCAGGAAAGTTTTCATTGACAAAGTTTCTGCGGTTAAAGTCATAAGAGAAACAGCAGAGGAGAACAAGTGGAGATGGGAGAGGATCATTAACACGATAAAtgaggaaacaacagaaaaatgaaagtatGGAATATTAaaatttactgaaatgaaatactGGAAAATTTTATGATGCCATGGTGGAGTGCTTTCCATACTTATGAGGCTTAGCTCCTCTAACAGTTTATGACCTCATCACAACCATCACACAATGTGGACCCACCAAATTAcagtcaaagaaaaagaaaaagtgcatTAATTATTTGACATCTACTACAAAAACTCCAAGTAAACTCCAGTGCTACTCAGCACTGAACAAACAATACCAAGTGGCAGATTATCTGGGAAGTGAAAAATTTGCACTAAATACAGACTAAGTGACCACAATCTGATTATTGAAACTGGTCAATCCAgacaaacctggcaacccagAGAAAAGTAAGTTCTGCCAACAAGTGGTAGAGACAGAGCAACACTTCCTGCAGCCTGTATAAAGACAGAGAAACCAAATATGGATGTAGCAACAATAtattcctgctgctgtaaaaacaTACCTGACAGCATTCCCAGACCACATTCCTCATATACCTAAACCACAGAACATGTTCCCTTCCCAGCTCAAACATTCAAGAAAGATTTGTGCGGGCGTGACACTGGAATGTGACCGAGGGACAGATTGCAACTTTAACACGTCCACTGCTCTTTAGAGCCGTACAAACAAAAGCCTGTGACTTGAGAGTGATgatactttgtttttcttgtagtCAACTGGAAACAGACTTACCTGGCCTCATGCTTGTGCTGTAACAAGCCAGATCCCTCCACGGTCAGCACAGCTCCATTCAGAGGCTTGGTAAACATGTTGGTGAAGGAGACCCGGGCTGTGTGCTCCTTCTTTAACTGGATGCTGTCCCCTCCTTCGATCTGTGGGAAAGCCATGGTTACACAATGACGACCAAACCATCAATGATCAACACTAACACCTTCAAGTagcatttttttcaaaagatgaaaaaaaatactgttttaaagCAGCACAGATTACTTTTTCTGAGGTTACTGTCATTTGATAAATTTCTTGTTTCTATTTTGTTTCCACAGGAAGTGAAAGTGGAAgctcatgtttgtgtgcattcaTTCTCCCAGCAGACAGAAAAACTTGCTATTTTGGCTGACAGGAAACTAGTTGGGGCcatgcatggatgtataaagagaactggatacaggatcCAGGCTTTGAAgaaaatttgacatagcggccaaaccgtgtaattacaacgtcacatgatgcacactggcccaaaaagactttttcccatagacttacattgtgaaaaagacgtctgtaaatcagcggatacatttttctgagtgtCACAACCCCAACGAAATGACTtttctcactatcagaattaaatctgttcggtctgatcacatttcaaaagcctagaagagccacatgattgaattgttttatccccattcaagttagccggagggctaaactggaagtagcCGGCTCGGCCAGCAAAAGTCACTTGtgtgcatgctctatgggccgcacaatgcggaagatccgggtactcTTTCATACCGGGAAGTCgattttttattgcttcatgcgccactgagcaactttcattggaatgaacggggccccgtgtccgacgctgtatccagttcttgTTATACATCCATGGGGCCATGCTCTTGAACTTTACTGCAGCATTTGATGTCATTGGCTATAATATTCTTACAAGCTAAAATGTTATGGTTTTTCACCTCACGCTCTTTTTTGAATGAGGAGTAAAGTTGGCAGAACAAAGTCGAGTATTTTTCAACCTtctcaaatgcaaaaaaaaatataaaataaaaaatcagtgttgCGTGGTTCCACAAGGGAGTTGCTTGGGTCCACTTTTATTTCCAATTTCTATAAATGATTTACCATGtgttgttaaaaatgttctgttcTGTGCTTCAACAACATTAGCAAAGCTGAGAGACAATCTATACGTTGAGTTACATACTATTACTAAATGGGTTTGAATGAACCAAATAGTAAAGACGATTCCCAAAACTAAACATATTGCTTTTGGTACTTGCTAAAGCTACTTCACTCAGTTCGTCTATAGTTGGGACATCAGCTGAGCAGGTCACAAAGACAAATTATTGGGTGTTAAATCATATAATTTACTGTCTTGTTCTGATCAGATTGGGAATATTGTTCCCTGGATGGGAAAGGACAATGTTTTTTCAAGGAAATGTTCAGCAAATTTTCCATCTTCTGTTGTgagtgttgttgtgtgttgtgagTCTGTTGTGTTGGGAGTATTGTGCAGTCATTTGGTCAAGTGCTGTTGAGAAACATTAAAACTGCACAGAACAGAGCAGCCATTAGTTTTTTACCATTATTTCcatgctaatgtgtgtgtgatacataAACAATTATCAGTGCTCACAGCGGAGACTAAATTAAAATGTAGTCTTCAGTCTCCTGAAATAATAAAGCAGAATTCTTTTGTAAAAAATGTGTATGTACTGGTTCTTCTCACAGGTATAATACATGTCTGGTCATCTGGTTGGGCCATATTCACAAACAAATTGAAACAAAAATGgatgattgaaaaaaataacatctatGTGAATAGATGTTATTTTTAGTTACTGTTTTTGGAACCTTTTTATcatctatatttttttcttctatctATTTTGaacaattaattttttgttttcattgtacaTACATTGTTCTAGTGTCTACCTTACTATAGTAATTATGGTACAtatattaaattttttttttgttttttttgttttttttattcttctattgTTATATGGACTCCTGGACCCCCAGGAAGGCTAGCAACCACTTTGTGGAGgctaatggggatccaaatAAGGAGTAAAGAATATGTTTTCTGGTGAGTCCATTGCCTTTGGTTATTAGATTTAGGTCACAAAACTATGTTGCAGAGATGCACAGAGAGCAGGGATTAAAGCTGAATCCTTCTGCCTTTGCTCTTCATTAAACTTCATCTTGTCATATGCAACTGACACTCATGAAAGAGATCAAAGTGAACAAAGATGAGGTAGAAAAAATAAAGGAGGAAAACTctaaataatgcatttgtaaTACTTTGTGAGCTGAACAGTAGGGAGGCTGGATGCAGCTGTACCTCTATGGTTATCTGTGGTGAACCGATATTGAACTCCTGTGTATCCAGGACTCTCTCCTTTGTCCTCACGTCCTTTATCACCACTGCCAGGTTCACAATGTCATCACCTGCCAGGACTGACTCATATTCAGAGGGAGGGATGTCATGGTAGAGTCTCAAAACTGCAGAGAATGTAAaggaagtgtaaaaatgaacatgagaaaaacaaatcaaacagaagGTGCAAATATCCCATAGTGCTAGCTTTAATCAGTTGATATTAGATTTActcaaatatatatactgtaataacTTTCAGCAGCATGAGGATGGACCACAACTTTATAGTAAGACCTTAATGTTTAAAGGGGCCCTCCAGTGATTTAGTAATGTCCTTCCATGAAATTGGTGGTGACAGAATTGATGCATCAGAAGTTCTGACTCTTAATATCCCTTTAAGATTTTGTAAAATTTTCATATTAAACAGTAATATAGTTGTGACCAAATCTATAACAGGTCATGAaacaatacagtaaatattactAAAAATCAAATACTATTGAATGAAGAAACCCAACAACAGTGCCAGagactgtacatactgtattcaTACTTTCTGTAAATCATTAACGTCTTGATATTTAGAGACCTGCAGGGCTCCTCACCTTCATGCGGCTGTATGTgcacctgtttgtgtgttttccagaaGGTCTCCACCTGGCTGCTGTTATACTCTTTCAGCTGAGCGTTCAGATGTTCCATCAGGACCCTGGGGCTGCTTGAATGGTTTATGACCATCACACACATGTTGATGTTCTCGCCCACTAACGGTACCCTATCTAGGGTTAGGGACACTTCCAAACTGGGTGACATTCCTCCAGGAGATGAAAGGGAGAGTTTTGTTTAATTCAAGTAAACTGATAAGATTGAATAAATctgaataaaacagacaaacaataaaaacagataaactgAAGATTGTTTCATGTGAAAGATATACTTTTACTATTGGTGCACATTTTGTATGTTTACACTTAGTCCTTGTACACATTGGATTTTGTGTGTTGATACCCCTTCTAATTTATGGTTTCAGCTGCATAAAATCAATCAGCCATGCAATCTTCATTGACAAACATTTGCAGTTGAATGGCTCCCACTCAGTCAGTTTGTTGGATTTCAACGTTAACTGCCGTTATTGTGAGGTGGAAACGACAATGCTCCCTGTCAAGCTCCAAACTACCTCAGGACAACAACTGTTGTTCAGGAGCTTCATGACACTGGTTTCCATGGCTGAGCAGTGGCACAAAAGATCATCATATGCAATGCAAAGCATCGGCTAAGTGGTGTAAAACACAACACCACTGATCCGAGAAAAAGTGGAAATGTGTTGTCTGTGGTGATCAGTCACCCTTTACTGCTGTGTCTGGCAGTCTAGTGGAGGAATCTGGGTTTGGCAGATGCCAGGAGAACGCTACCTGGCTGAATGCATAATGTCAGCTATAAAGTGGAGGAGGAATAATGGTCTGGGgctgtgtttttacagtttggGCTAGGCCCCTTAGTTCCATTTAAGGGAAATCTCAAGACACAGCATAAATATACATCTAAAATGTAGCTGCTTATTGGCACATACtaatattactactactaatataatatatataataacatattacCAATGCACATGCATATCAccaatgcatttttttttttttgtaaaattaatgCCAGTGGAAATCGAACCTTCTGACAGTGTTAGTATCTTGCAATGTTAGTATTTTGCAGGCAAAACATCAATACAATATATCCTGTAACATTGgggaaataaatcaaaacagtGACTTAACATAGTATTACCTGTTTCACATTTTGGTCTACTGGAAATAGGACATGTCATAAAAATAAGGGagattttgtaatgaaaaagcaaatgttactttttttttaagagaacaATAATCTGGCACATTGACATGCAAAATCAGTGGCATGTCCCTTTAAGGTTATGTAACTGTTTTGTGTCTAACAGTAATATAATTGTGACTGAGCCTATCAGCAGGTCATGAAACAATACAGCTCATGGCCATGATACATATCCAATCTGACTCACTGAAGAAGTTTATGTGAGCTACACACAGGTTTATTGTTAATGGTAAAACTAAAATGAATTACtgttaaaaggaaaatataataCGGTGGTCTTGGTTCGTCCCACTGACAACAACATTGCAGAGCACAAccatttaaatatgttgtttgatTTTAGTGTCAATgtaagatatttaaaatatgatataaagtCCATTTTAGTCACCATAGCAAGTTCAAAACATGTAAtatttgacctctgacctcactgTTGAGGCAACTGCAAGATATAGCACATGTACACAACAGAGGCAGCTGTTTGGACTTTTAATCAAGCTAAACAGAACTAATATGTCAAGCATTTTTGGTtggttgaaacaaacacattacacaaaaAGAGCGTATCATTACAACTCTAATGTGTGCATATTCCCTGGTCCTAATGATCAGTGCAAGCTTAAATGCGTTCAgactaaaaatgaaaatgaaaatgtttcacataTTACAAAGTTGTGGTCTTAAACAACTTGCTTTGGTgggacaaataaaatattttgaattgATTTGACCTGAATACTGAATCCCTAGAATTTCAAGTGTTAGTGGTGACGCAAAACAAGGATGTTATGAGGAGaattgtgaatgaatgaataaggGAGTTATTTCAGACACATCACGAATATGCAGCCTAAAATACTTTAATCTATAGTTCTTTATTTGCACATACTAATGTTTATATTACTGCTACTAAGCATGTTACTTCTAATTAGCATATACATTTTAGCAGAGCTGGTGCTAGTGGGAATTGTACCCATGACTATGATAGTGTTATTACCTCGCAGTGGCACACACCTAAATATGTCCTGTGGCATTGTGAACATGAAGCTATGTTTGATTTGTGAGCAGTATGAGCAGTATGAAAGCTTACCTTCTCTACCTTCCCAGGTACCAGAATTCTTTAGAGAATATGAGGCAGATAATGCTTCAATAAAAGTGAGAAAGATTTTGTCATGAAAAAGCAACACGATTACATTACAATGGCAAAATCCACAACAGTTCATAAAGTAGATGAATAAAAGGATATttttcagagaaataaaaagctggtcagagtctgtcttaaaataaaatatacaatgcaCTGCCTATTGATCCTTGAATTATTTGGTAACTGGTTTAGGTTTCAAGAAAAGCAGCCAAGTTTTTTCAGGTTGAAAATCAGAAACAAGGTCCAATCATTTGTCTAATAAGATGTATTTTGGTGCACTTATTTATGTTTGCATGAAGAAAGGAGGGTGAAGATGCTTTGTCATGAAGCCACTGACCTGTGTGCGTTGACATTCTTTGAGTGACTGCTGTTCGCTCTCCTTAAAAAATCATAAGAAAATGGGAAGAAAAACTTTAGTCAGAAAACACCCTACTCCTTCTGTCTGTACATATTGCATTTGAATCATGCTCTCACTGCaaaaaatggcttttttttacagtgtatctGACCTTTTTCTTTATGAATCtttcttttatctctctctctgacaagCCTCAAGCCAACAAAAGATTCTGTATTTTTCGTTCTCTTGTAAGTCTGCGTCAGATTCTCCGGTCTGTCTGAGCCGATGCCCTTGGTGTAGATCAACTGTCCCACCGACTCAGTGTCCACCATCCTCCCCACCACCAGACCGTCACGCACGATCAGCCGTATGACGTCAGCGTCAACAGAGGCATAGATGAACGAGGTGTCAAATGGGGCGCCGAGGCAATGTTTCTGGACAGCAACTACTGGGCAAGGGCCACAGCAGTATATCCCTACAGAGaaagatgtgtttgttgttACATACTAGTTAGTTATCAGTCACTAATAAGTCACCTTATCCGTTATTTTCCACTCTATGTAACATTTACTCAAGAGGGTAGCTCTCATGTCACGTTCAGTTTAGATCAAGCACATCTAGCAAGGTAGGTGTTTTCTGTCACAAATTTTAAATCATTACTttcagaaagttaaaaaaaaaaaaatcccacctGCACTCCTCTCCTGCGGGGTTGCGTCCACTACCTGCCAGCCGTCAAACCCTTCACCAAGGTCTGGTCTTCTCATCCAGCACTCCACCCACACATGGAAGTTCCTGTAAGAggacagatgcacacacatatacaaacactcAAGAAATGAGTAAGCGTGCACCAATAAACAAAGACATGAGACAGAGACATCAACAtgaaaaaaggtcaaaacttGCGAGACAAACACACCCAAGTAAAAATATGACCAGGGTGTTGACAGTCAGGCCTCCATTATTCTCCAGATTCATATGTTCATGTGAAACAGTCAGAATTATTTAGGGtactgttaaaataacaatataacgaactgaaaaaagaaatacagtgcTTCATAATGTATAGTTCAGTTTTAAGGTAATCTGCCAGATTATCCTGACTGTTAAGCAAGTAAAAGATAAACTGTTATCTTTGTGGTTTGAGATCAAGAGACACCAACCAAATGCTGTCCTTTGACAGGCCAAGCTTCTC includes:
- the LOC137185248 gene encoding protein-glutamine gamma-glutamyltransferase 5-like translates to MDCMQQTTHNITDTNTDHCRLKLVNFETEENHSFHETQGLSKEHLVVRRGKPFKLTLLFRSRLWNLQTERLVLEVVLGSLSEKIPVQFSDKWSDPRGWSAKIYPSNMRPQSVVIHVCSPVLSSVALYDLLVHIETIQDRRSYAVGSFVLLCNPWLKDDPVYMPLDVQIQEYIKSDYGLVYMGTHLNISKRPWSFGQYEPGVLEACLKLLQVSPQHLSNTHRDYILRADPVYLSRVVCAMVNCNDDMGILVGKWQGSYKGGVTPTEWSSSADILHRWASSNCRPVRYGQCWVFASVLCTVMRVLGIPSRVVTVFNAAHDGDGSLKIEELYTSRGEKLGLSKDSIWNFHVWVECWMRRPDLGEGFDGWQVVDATPQERSAGIYCCGPCPVVAVQKHCLGAPFDTSFIYASVDADVIRLIVRDGLVVGRMVDTESVGQLIYTKGIGSDRPENLTQTYKRTKNTESFVGLRLVRERDKRKIHKEKGERTAVTQRMSTHTETKLSLSSPGGMSPSLEVSLTLDRVPLVGENINMCVMVINHSSSPRVLMEHLNAQLKEYNSSQVETFWKTHKQVHIQPHEVLRLYHDIPPSEYESVLAGDDIVNLAVVIKDVRTKERVLDTQEFNIGSPQITIEIEGGDSIQLKKEHTARVSFTNMFTKPLNGAVLTVEGSGLLQHKHEARLVLLQPGRKIEKKVSIMATSPGTKLLMATFSHSSNTRIVSRSFQKVSVMTA